One genomic segment of Luteimonas galliterrae includes these proteins:
- a CDS encoding helix-turn-helix domain-containing protein → MVDLSVLYQRSVVDGFDAQALLGAVRDTRFEQRLLGAGHFRACLQRVVFPHFSLDSGAYSLPIFASGSFGKGVVSLALALSCRDPMWANGKLVEAGQVMVFAEDSELNVRPGPGDWRWAVLLIERERLQQAAEGRLGRPLAIPISGWYCNDTPPSASDALCRTVRAVLDDASRWGPTVDDGRVAAQGSLLLGAFLDAVGGDRSAPGLQTRGEWMVRRRDETIRKAECFLKAQLDRPFDSRSLATLLGIGERRVERLFHEAYGLSPSRWHHIARLNAARLALLQAEDGERVTDIASRLGFGHLSRFSSEYRQIFGEYPRDTLRA, encoded by the coding sequence ATGGTCGATCTGTCTGTCCTGTATCAGCGCTCGGTCGTCGACGGTTTCGATGCGCAGGCCCTGTTGGGCGCCGTGCGCGATACGCGTTTCGAGCAACGCCTGCTCGGGGCAGGGCATTTCCGGGCTTGCCTGCAGCGCGTCGTGTTTCCGCATTTCAGCCTCGATAGCGGTGCCTATTCGCTGCCCATCTTCGCCAGCGGCAGTTTCGGCAAGGGCGTGGTCTCGTTGGCCCTGGCCCTGTCGTGCAGGGATCCGATGTGGGCCAACGGAAAACTCGTCGAAGCCGGCCAGGTGATGGTTTTCGCCGAAGACAGCGAGCTTAACGTCAGACCCGGCCCCGGCGACTGGCGTTGGGCAGTGCTGCTGATAGAACGAGAACGGTTGCAGCAAGCGGCCGAGGGGCGGTTGGGGAGGCCGTTGGCGATTCCGATCAGCGGCTGGTATTGCAACGATACTCCGCCGAGCGCGTCGGACGCTTTGTGCCGCACGGTGCGCGCCGTGCTCGACGACGCTTCGCGGTGGGGGCCAACGGTCGACGATGGCAGGGTCGCAGCGCAAGGCTCGCTGCTGCTGGGCGCCTTCCTCGATGCGGTGGGCGGCGACCGTTCTGCGCCGGGTCTGCAGACGCGAGGCGAATGGATGGTCCGCCGGCGCGACGAGACGATCAGAAAGGCCGAGTGCTTCCTAAAGGCGCAATTGGACCGGCCGTTCGACAGCCGGTCGCTCGCGACGCTGCTGGGCATCGGCGAACGCAGGGTGGAGCGCCTCTTCCATGAAGCATATGGCCTGAGCCCCAGCCGCTGGCACCACATCGCCAGGCTCAATGCGGCCAGGCTGGCGCTGCTGCAGGCCGAGGACGGGGAGCGGGTCACCGACATCGCCTCGCGCCTGGGCTTCGGGCACCTGAGCCGCTTCTCCAGCGAATACCGGCAGATATTCGGAGAGTATCCGCGCGATACGCTGCGGGCCTGA
- a CDS encoding sensor histidine kinase, translating into MAISSAQRQLATGAAFFGAGCIAQLLSVAAWAPALKAHMVWLPGATLLCGLLLLPRARWPACLIGSLLGVLAVSMFRISAWDVLVTVGGDYLLVAATAAVLLRYRDGQRLMESFADIGRFILFACLLLPATSAWWVTTLARRNELNPYIGDWLNVALAHSLGYVLVVPAVVGIVSAAKQPERRNPASTASFVAVVLLAGLLWLTWSFPWDDIIVKRLLILAPIPFLVWALASFGIAGASVAMLLVAFLCMRMSVNGFGPFAAPDLAETILSAQFWAIGTAISLLFLAVLAEQRTTSRLMLKRAYQRLSKVTGRMLVVQEEERTRIARDLHDDINQSLAAVSIQLSAIKRELGQAQRESIDEIQEQLMSISKDIRDISHELHPSILRFTGLASAIEGLCEKHNASGELRLHCSTRNLPPLSEAQELGLFRIVQEAVNNIDKHAHASLARILLEGDRDGVSLTIEDNGIGYAPEIKHAPPPSLGLISMEERAKALGGNFDIARGPTGGTRVEVRFRAGAQPHGAD; encoded by the coding sequence ATGGCCATAAGCAGCGCACAACGGCAACTGGCGACCGGCGCGGCGTTTTTCGGCGCCGGCTGTATCGCGCAATTGCTCTCGGTTGCGGCGTGGGCGCCGGCGCTTAAAGCCCACATGGTGTGGTTGCCCGGCGCGACGCTGCTGTGCGGCTTGCTGCTCTTGCCGCGCGCGCGATGGCCTGCCTGCCTGATCGGCTCGTTGCTGGGCGTGCTGGCGGTTTCGATGTTCCGCATTTCCGCGTGGGACGTGCTCGTGACGGTAGGCGGCGATTACCTGCTGGTCGCAGCGACCGCGGCGGTCTTGCTGCGATACCGCGACGGCCAGCGGCTGATGGAGAGTTTTGCCGACATCGGCCGCTTCATCCTGTTCGCCTGCCTGTTGTTGCCTGCGACGAGCGCCTGGTGGGTCACGACGCTCGCCCGCCGCAACGAGCTGAATCCCTACATCGGCGACTGGTTGAACGTAGCCTTGGCGCACAGCCTGGGCTACGTGCTGGTCGTTCCCGCCGTCGTGGGCATCGTGAGCGCGGCGAAGCAACCAGAGCGGAGGAATCCGGCGAGCACCGCCAGTTTCGTCGCCGTCGTCCTGCTCGCCGGCTTGCTTTGGCTGACCTGGAGCTTTCCCTGGGACGACATCATCGTGAAACGGCTGCTGATCCTGGCGCCGATTCCTTTTCTCGTGTGGGCGCTGGCCTCGTTCGGCATCGCAGGGGCGTCGGTCGCGATGCTGCTCGTCGCATTCCTGTGCATGCGGATGAGCGTGAACGGCTTCGGCCCGTTTGCAGCGCCCGATCTGGCGGAAACGATCCTGAGCGCGCAATTCTGGGCGATCGGGACCGCCATTTCGCTGCTGTTCCTTGCGGTGCTGGCGGAACAACGGACGACGAGCCGGTTGATGCTGAAGCGGGCCTACCAACGGCTGAGCAAGGTGACCGGACGCATGCTGGTGGTCCAGGAAGAGGAAAGGACCCGGATCGCAAGGGATCTGCACGACGACATCAACCAGTCGCTGGCCGCCGTCTCGATCCAGTTGAGCGCGATCAAGCGGGAACTCGGCCAGGCCCAGCGCGAATCGATCGACGAAATACAGGAACAGCTGATGTCGATTTCCAAGGACATCCGCGACATTTCGCATGAGTTGCACCCCAGCATCCTGCGCTTCACCGGCCTGGCCAGCGCGATCGAAGGCCTGTGCGAGAAGCACAACGCCAGCGGCGAACTGCGATTGCACTGCTCGACCCGAAATCTTCCGCCTTTGTCGGAGGCCCAGGAGCTCGGCTTGTTCCGGATCGTCCAGGAAGCGGTCAACAACATCGACAAGCATGCGCATGCCTCGCTCGCCCGCATCCTGCTCGAAGGCGATCGGGACGGGGTATCGCTCACCATCGAAGACAACGGCATCGGCTACGCGCCGGAGATCAAGCATGCGCCGCCGCCCAGCCTCGGGCTGATAAGCATGGAAGAACGCGCCAAGGCCTTGGGCGGAAATTTCGATATCGCACGCGGGCCTACGGGCGGCACGCGCGTCGAAGTCCGCTTCAGGGCCGGCGCGCAGCCGCACGGCGCCGACTGA
- a CDS encoding transporter, whose amino-acid sequence MTIRFRRRYGLAIAAIGAYPALAHAQQGADELAKQLSNPVASLTSVPLQYNADFKLGSEDGARQYLNIQPVIPKPISDDWNLIARVIVPVIYQDDIFGDSGSQFGLGDTTPTLFFSPKKPTANGWIWGAGPVFLLPTATDELLGSEKWGLGPSALALKQTPGGWTYGALVNHIWSVAGDHNRADVSSTFLQPFFAKQFPGGRTLSFNVESSYDWKGEKWNAPLNVGYAKVTRWGGQMLSLQGGVRYFAETPGDGPDWGVRFTLTLLYPKH is encoded by the coding sequence ATGACGATCCGATTCCGCCGGCGATATGGATTGGCGATCGCGGCCATAGGCGCATACCCGGCCCTTGCGCATGCGCAGCAGGGCGCGGACGAACTCGCCAAACAGCTATCCAATCCGGTCGCCTCGCTGACCAGCGTGCCGCTGCAATACAACGCGGACTTCAAGCTCGGCTCCGAGGACGGCGCCAGGCAATACCTCAACATACAACCGGTGATCCCCAAACCGATCTCGGACGACTGGAACTTGATCGCGCGGGTGATCGTGCCGGTGATCTATCAGGACGACATCTTCGGCGATTCCGGCAGCCAATTCGGGCTGGGCGATACGACGCCGACGCTGTTCTTCTCGCCCAAGAAGCCCACCGCGAACGGCTGGATTTGGGGCGCGGGACCCGTCTTCTTGCTGCCTACAGCCACAGATGAACTCCTCGGTTCGGAAAAATGGGGGCTGGGCCCGAGCGCGCTGGCGCTGAAACAGACCCCGGGCGGCTGGACCTACGGCGCGCTGGTGAACCACATCTGGTCGGTCGCCGGCGATCACAACCGCGCCGATGTCAGCAGTACGTTCCTGCAGCCCTTCTTCGCCAAACAATTCCCGGGCGGCCGCACGTTGTCGTTCAACGTGGAATCGAGCTACGACTGGAAAGGCGAGAAATGGAACGCGCCGTTGAACGTGGGCTACGCCAAGGTCACGCGCTGGGGCGGCCAGATGCTGAGCCTGCAAGGCGGCGTGCGCTATTTCGCCGAAACGCCAGGCGACGGGCCCGATTGGGGCGTGAGGTTCACGCTCACTTTGCTGTATCCCAAGCATTGA
- a CDS encoding TonB-dependent receptor family protein, translating into MPRFPAFCACLAAFVPQSYAVERTRPQTLDTVVVTATRGEDDALDVPAAIDRIDAEAIRRAQPRVDLSESLQRVPGVMARDRQNQAQDLQISVRGFGTRASFGVRGVRLYTDGIPATMPDGQGQVSHFALEAAERIEVLRGPFSALYGNSSGGVIQSFSAPPPLQPELAAGFAAGSDGLRRGSISWRGPWQGGQGGYRLDAGALADDGYRDHSRARRDSAQLALGGMFGADGEFRVIANALDLEADDPQGLTREQVEADPRAASEGALRFDTRKTVRQQQLGARVEHGAGIGRLGLTAYGGGRDTVQFLSVPPASQANPLSGGGVIDLDRSYGGIDARWQWQGQLAARPFSVAVGAEYQSSDEHRLGYENFVGAQLGVRGALRRDERDRVAAYDQYLQADWAIAPRWRVDLGVRRSRVAFRSRDAYITSDNPDDSGRVEYARTTPVAGVLFHAAEWLSLYANAGKGFETPTFNELSYRSDGLSGLNTALLAARSENVEAGVRARRGDIRFGFALFRSDTEDELVVAANQGGRSTFANAARSRRQGAELSWSGAWSPRWRYGLAYTWLDARYRDAFAVCGAAPCATPDSMVAAGNRIPGLPRHNGWAELRWLAADDYDFAIEARGIGRVYADDANTAPAPGYVSFDLSAQRRWRIGGFEFVGFARIDNLFDRDAVGSVIVNESNGRYFEPAPGRRWLLGLDIKAVRR; encoded by the coding sequence ATGCCCCGATTCCCCGCCTTTTGCGCTTGCCTTGCCGCCTTCGTACCGCAGTCCTACGCCGTCGAGCGCACGCGTCCGCAGACCCTGGACACCGTGGTCGTCACCGCCACCCGCGGCGAAGACGATGCTCTGGATGTGCCCGCCGCGATCGACCGCATCGACGCCGAAGCGATCCGCCGCGCGCAGCCACGGGTGGATCTTTCCGAATCGCTGCAGCGCGTGCCCGGCGTGATGGCGCGCGATCGCCAGAACCAGGCGCAGGATCTGCAAATATCGGTTCGCGGCTTCGGCACGCGCGCCAGCTTCGGCGTGCGCGGCGTGCGCCTGTACACCGACGGCATTCCGGCGACGATGCCCGACGGGCAAGGCCAGGTCTCGCACTTCGCGCTGGAAGCGGCCGAGCGCATCGAGGTATTGCGCGGGCCGTTCTCGGCGCTGTACGGCAATTCCTCCGGCGGCGTGATCCAGTCGTTCAGCGCGCCGCCGCCGCTGCAGCCGGAATTGGCGGCAGGATTCGCGGCGGGCAGCGACGGCCTTCGGCGCGGCTCGATATCGTGGCGCGGCCCCTGGCAAGGCGGGCAGGGCGGCTATCGGCTTGATGCCGGCGCGCTGGCCGACGATGGCTATCGCGACCACAGCCGGGCGCGTCGCGATTCGGCGCAGCTCGCGCTCGGCGGCATGTTCGGCGCGGACGGCGAATTCCGCGTGATCGCCAATGCGCTCGACCTCGAGGCCGACGATCCGCAAGGCCTGACCCGGGAGCAGGTCGAAGCCGATCCTCGCGCCGCCAGCGAAGGCGCCTTGCGATTCGACACGCGCAAGACCGTGCGCCAGCAGCAGTTGGGTGCGCGCGTCGAGCACGGCGCCGGCATCGGCCGGCTGGGCCTCACCGCTTACGGCGGCGGCCGCGACACGGTGCAGTTCCTGTCGGTGCCGCCGGCTTCGCAGGCCAATCCGCTGAGCGGCGGCGGCGTGATCGATTTGGATCGCAGCTATGGAGGCATCGACGCGCGCTGGCAGTGGCAGGGCCAGCTGGCGGCGCGTCCGTTCTCGGTCGCCGTCGGCGCCGAGTACCAGTCGTCCGACGAGCATCGCCTCGGCTACGAAAATTTCGTCGGCGCGCAGCTCGGCGTGCGCGGCGCGCTGCGTCGCGACGAACGCGATCGCGTGGCGGCGTACGACCAATACTTGCAGGCCGATTGGGCCATCGCGCCGCGCTGGCGCGTCGACCTGGGCGTGCGGCGCAGCCGCGTCGCGTTCCGTTCGCGCGATGCCTACATCACTTCGGACAATCCCGACGACAGCGGACGGGTCGAATACGCGCGCACCACGCCCGTGGCCGGCGTGCTGTTCCATGCTGCGGAATGGCTCAGCCTCTACGCCAACGCCGGCAAAGGTTTCGAAACGCCGACCTTCAACGAGTTGTCCTACCGCAGCGACGGCCTCAGCGGGCTCAACACGGCTTTGCTCGCGGCGCGCAGCGAAAACGTGGAGGCCGGCGTGCGTGCGCGCCGTGGCGATATCCGCTTCGGCTTCGCATTGTTCCGCAGCGATACCGAAGACGAACTGGTGGTCGCCGCCAACCAGGGCGGGCGCAGCACGTTCGCCAACGCCGCCCGCTCGCGGCGGCAGGGCGCGGAGCTTTCGTGGTCGGGCGCGTGGTCGCCGCGCTGGCGTTATGGACTGGCCTACACCTGGCTCGATGCGCGCTATCGCGATGCGTTCGCCGTTTGCGGAGCCGCGCCGTGCGCGACGCCGGACAGCATGGTCGCCGCGGGCAACCGCATTCCGGGCTTGCCGCGCCACAACGGCTGGGCCGAACTGCGCTGGCTGGCCGCCGACGATTACGATTTCGCCATCGAAGCGCGCGGCATCGGCCGCGTATACGCCGACGATGCCAATACCGCACCAGCGCCGGGGTACGTGAGCTTCGACCTCAGCGCGCAACGGCGCTGGCGGATCGGTGGTTTCGAATTCGTCGGCTTCGCGCGCATCGACAACCTGTTCGATCGCGACGCGGTCGGTTCTGTCATCGTCAACGAAAGCAACGGCCGATATTTCGAACCCGCGCCGGGCAGGCGCTGGCTGCTCGGACTGGATATCAAGGCCGTCCGGCGTTGA
- the amaB gene encoding L-piperidine-6-carboxylate dehydrogenase, which produces MTHPVLTALGLADNESGTYLGNSEWSKTADAGVLEPVNPTDGSVLARVQASSQADYDLIVERAQAAFKVWRTTPAPRRGEAIRLCAEALRAHKDQLGSLVALEMGKSKPEGDGEVQEMIDIGEFSVGLSRQLYGLTMHSERPGHRMYEQWHPLGLVGIISAFNFPVAVWAWNSFVAAVCGNISIWKPSPKTPLSAIASMKICNAALKKGGFPDLFYMFNDAGTELAQSFVDDRRIPLISFTGSTKVGRNVGERVAQRMGRSLLELGGNNAIIVDETADLKLAIPAIVFGAVGTAGQRCTTTRRLFVQDKIYDDVLAKLKTAYAQVEKKIGDPTDPANLMGPLNSQDAVKGFLAAVEKAKASGGTVESGGKALDDRKGNFVLPTLITGLKNEAEVVQTETFAPILYVMKFSKLDEALEMQNAVPQGLSSSIFTTNLKAAEAFLSAAGSDCGIANVNIGTSGAEIGGAFGGEKETGGGRESGSDAWRAYMRRQTNTINYSDALPLAQGIKFDL; this is translated from the coding sequence ATGACCCACCCCGTCCTCACCGCGCTCGGCCTGGCCGACAACGAATCCGGCACCTATCTCGGCAACAGCGAGTGGTCCAAGACCGCCGACGCCGGCGTGCTGGAACCGGTCAACCCGACCGACGGCAGCGTGCTGGCGCGGGTGCAGGCCTCTTCGCAAGCCGACTACGACCTGATCGTCGAGCGCGCGCAAGCCGCCTTCAAAGTGTGGCGCACCACGCCGGCGCCGCGCCGCGGCGAGGCGATCCGCCTTTGCGCTGAAGCCTTGCGCGCCCACAAGGATCAGCTCGGTTCGCTGGTCGCGCTGGAGATGGGCAAGAGCAAGCCCGAAGGCGACGGCGAAGTGCAGGAAATGATCGACATCGGCGAATTCTCCGTCGGCCTGTCGCGCCAGCTGTACGGCCTGACCATGCACAGCGAGCGCCCCGGCCACCGCATGTACGAGCAATGGCATCCGCTGGGCCTGGTCGGCATCATCTCGGCCTTCAATTTCCCGGTCGCGGTCTGGGCCTGGAACAGCTTCGTCGCCGCGGTATGCGGCAACATCAGCATCTGGAAGCCGTCGCCCAAGACGCCGTTGTCGGCGATCGCCTCGATGAAGATCTGCAACGCGGCGCTGAAGAAAGGCGGCTTCCCGGACCTGTTCTACATGTTCAACGACGCCGGCACCGAACTGGCGCAGAGCTTCGTCGACGACAGGCGCATCCCGCTGATCAGCTTCACCGGCTCGACCAAGGTCGGCCGCAACGTCGGCGAGCGCGTCGCCCAGCGCATGGGCCGCAGCCTGCTGGAGTTGGGCGGCAACAACGCGATCATCGTCGACGAGACCGCGGACCTGAAGCTGGCGATTCCCGCGATCGTGTTCGGCGCGGTCGGCACCGCCGGCCAGCGCTGCACCACGACGCGCCGCCTGTTCGTGCAGGACAAGATCTACGACGACGTGCTGGCCAAGCTCAAGACCGCCTACGCGCAGGTCGAGAAGAAGATCGGCGATCCCACCGATCCGGCCAACCTGATGGGCCCGCTCAACAGCCAGGATGCGGTGAAAGGCTTCCTGGCCGCGGTCGAGAAGGCGAAGGCTTCCGGCGGTACGGTCGAAAGCGGCGGCAAGGCGCTGGACGACCGCAAGGGCAATTTCGTGCTGCCCACGCTGATCACCGGACTCAAGAACGAAGCCGAAGTCGTGCAGACCGAAACCTTCGCGCCGATCCTGTACGTGATGAAATTCTCGAAGCTGGACGAAGCGCTGGAAATGCAGAACGCCGTGCCGCAAGGCCTGTCCTCGTCGATCTTCACCACCAACTTGAAAGCGGCCGAGGCCTTCCTGTCGGCGGCCGGTTCGGACTGCGGCATCGCCAACGTCAACATCGGCACCAGCGGCGCCGAAATCGGCGGCGCGTTCGGCGGCGAGAAGGAAACCGGCGGCGGCCGCGAATCCGGTTCGGATGCGTGGAGGGCGTACATGCGCCGCCAGACCAATACCATCAACTACTCCGACGCGTTGCCGTTGGCGCAGGGGATCAAGTTCGATCTTTGA
- a CDS encoding DUF4190 domain-containing protein produces MNASFRQTSTLAIVSLIFGFLGWTLLPAIGGIVAIITGHLARGEIRREPERLQGDGMAVAGLVLGYASLILGLLAVMIFVVFFGGLMWLGLQH; encoded by the coding sequence ATGAACGCCAGTTTCCGCCAGACCAGCACGCTGGCCATCGTCAGCCTGATCTTCGGTTTTCTCGGCTGGACGCTGCTGCCGGCGATCGGCGGCATCGTGGCGATCATCACCGGGCACCTGGCCCGCGGCGAAATCCGCCGCGAGCCCGAGCGGCTGCAAGGCGACGGCATGGCCGTGGCCGGCCTGGTGCTGGGCTATGCGTCGCTGATCCTCGGCCTGCTGGCGGTCATGATCTTCGTCGTGTTCTTCGGCGGCCTGATGTGGCTGGGGCTGCAGCACTGA
- a CDS encoding quinone-dependent dihydroorotate dehydrogenase — protein MYSLARPFLFGLDPELAHGIGLRAIEAAYRSGFNPLLARRPQPFPTKAFGLTFPNPVGLAAGLDKNGAHIDALLALGFGFVEVGTVTPRPQPGNPKPRMFRLPEHQAIINRLGFNNDGVDALVRNVEKSKRKDGILGINIGKNKDTPNDSAERDYLVCLERVYPLADYVTVNISSPNTAGLRELQEEQSLRRLIGTLREAQEALAAQHGKRVPLLVKVSPDLSDEDIDAASRVLADLQVDGVIATNTTVSRFPVQGHRHAQETGGLSGAPLLGKSTSALRRMRTRLPESIPLIGVGGILSAPDAVTKTAAGASLVQIYTGLIYRGPALIGECVDAIRRRKEAPSTGGVPRL, from the coding sequence ATGTATTCCCTCGCCCGCCCTTTCCTGTTCGGCCTGGATCCGGAGCTCGCGCACGGCATCGGCCTGCGCGCGATCGAGGCGGCGTACCGCAGCGGCTTCAATCCGCTGCTGGCGCGGCGGCCGCAGCCCTTCCCCACCAAAGCTTTTGGGCTGACGTTTCCGAACCCCGTCGGCCTCGCCGCCGGCCTGGACAAGAACGGCGCGCATATCGATGCGCTGCTGGCGCTGGGTTTCGGCTTCGTCGAAGTCGGCACGGTGACGCCGCGTCCGCAACCGGGCAACCCGAAGCCGCGCATGTTCCGGCTGCCCGAGCATCAGGCCATCATCAACCGGCTCGGCTTCAACAACGACGGCGTCGATGCGCTGGTGCGCAATGTCGAGAAATCCAAGCGCAAAGACGGCATCCTCGGCATCAACATCGGCAAGAACAAGGACACGCCGAACGATTCGGCCGAACGCGATTACCTGGTCTGCCTGGAACGCGTGTACCCGCTCGCCGATTACGTGACCGTCAACATCTCCTCGCCCAATACCGCCGGCCTGCGCGAGCTGCAGGAGGAACAATCGCTGCGGCGCCTGATCGGCACCTTGCGCGAGGCGCAGGAGGCGCTGGCCGCGCAGCACGGCAAGCGCGTGCCGCTGCTGGTGAAAGTGTCGCCGGACCTGTCCGACGAGGACATCGATGCCGCCAGCCGCGTGCTCGCCGACCTGCAGGTGGACGGCGTGATCGCCACCAACACCACCGTGTCGCGCTTCCCCGTGCAGGGACACCGGCACGCGCAGGAGACCGGCGGTCTGTCCGGCGCGCCGCTGTTGGGCAAGTCGACTTCGGCGTTGCGCCGGATGCGGACGCGGCTGCCGGAATCGATTCCGCTGATCGGCGTCGGCGGCATCCTGTCGGCGCCGGACGCGGTGACCAAAACCGCCGCAGGCGCGAGCCTGGTGCAGATCTACACCGGCCTGATCTATCGCGGCCCGGCCTTGATCGGCGAATGCGTCGACGCGATCCGGCGTCGCAAGGAAGCGCCGAGCACGGGCGGCGTGCCGCGCCTATGA
- the murB gene encoding UDP-N-acetylmuramate dehydrogenase, translated as MSAGYRVLSDASLRARNTFRVDARAARLIEVDDARALPDLAATAFGDGPPMVLGGGSNLLFAADPAGTVVALAAKNVEVVADDGGDAVLIRADAGVEWHGLVMSMLRQGYRGLENLALIPGTVGAAPIQNIGAYGVEVCDRIHAVEVYEHGAGMARLGRDDCRFAYRDSVFKREPDRYIVTAVEFSLSRSTAPHVEYAGIRDELAAMGVEHAPDAAQVAEAVIRLRRRKLPDPAAIGNAGSFFKNPIVPRAQAEALQAEHATLPVFRGDGEATRKLSAAWLIDACGWKGHRDGDAGVSDKHALVLVNHGNASGMQLLDLARRIAASVRERFGVALEPEPRVIGAKW; from the coding sequence ATGAGCGCCGGCTACCGGGTACTGAGCGACGCTTCGCTGCGCGCACGCAACACTTTCCGCGTCGACGCCCGCGCCGCGCGATTGATCGAGGTCGACGACGCCCGCGCCCTGCCCGATCTGGCCGCGACCGCGTTCGGCGACGGTCCGCCGATGGTGCTAGGCGGCGGCAGCAATCTGCTGTTCGCCGCAGATCCCGCGGGCACGGTGGTGGCGCTGGCGGCGAAGAATGTCGAGGTGGTCGCCGACGATGGCGGCGATGCCGTCCTCATCCGCGCCGACGCCGGCGTGGAATGGCACGGCTTGGTAATGTCGATGCTGCGGCAGGGTTATCGCGGCCTCGAAAACCTGGCCCTGATACCGGGGACGGTCGGCGCTGCGCCGATCCAGAACATCGGCGCTTACGGCGTCGAAGTCTGCGATCGCATCCATGCGGTGGAAGTCTACGAGCACGGCGCCGGCATGGCGCGGCTGGGCCGGGATGATTGCCGTTTCGCTTATCGCGACAGCGTGTTCAAGCGCGAACCGGACCGCTATATCGTCACCGCGGTCGAATTCTCGCTGTCGCGCAGCACGGCGCCGCACGTGGAATACGCCGGCATCCGCGACGAACTCGCTGCGATGGGCGTAGAGCATGCGCCCGATGCCGCGCAGGTGGCCGAAGCGGTGATCCGCCTGCGCCGGCGCAAGCTGCCGGACCCGGCCGCGATCGGCAACGCAGGCAGTTTCTTCAAGAATCCGATCGTGCCTCGAGCGCAGGCCGAAGCCTTGCAGGCCGAACACGCCACGCTGCCGGTGTTCCGCGGCGATGGCGAAGCCACGCGCAAGCTGTCGGCGGCTTGGCTGATCGACGCCTGCGGGTGGAAGGGCCATCGCGACGGCGACGCCGGCGTTTCCGACAAGCATGCGTTGGTGCTGGTCAATCACGGCAATGCCAGCGGGATGCAGCTGTTGGATTTGGCGCGGCGGATTGCGGCGTCGGTACGCGAACGTTTCGGCGTCGCTCTCGAACCGGAACCCCGAGTGATTGGCGCGAAGTGGTAA
- a CDS encoding DMT family transporter, with the protein MTARPLTTHTRAALLMLGSTVFFALMAVLIRLASKTLPTYEIAFFRNLFGLLALLPLLRRSWPGVLKTQQLPRYLLRSAIGVVSMLCGFWAIGHLPLAQAISLSYSTPLFVTIAAAIFLHEQVRLRRWSAVIVGFVGVLIIVQPGSASFTLGTLVALSAAVLSGIVAIQIKQLSRVDSADTIVLYTYLFWVPISLVPALYVWQWPQGIAWLWAIGTGVLGTGGQLLWTRALKLGDVSALTPISFMQLPIVATAGWLLFGEGISRWTAIGAAVIFTANAYIAHREAQLARRAATSAPVEAAKPGE; encoded by the coding sequence ATGACCGCCCGCCCCCTCACCACCCACACCCGCGCCGCGCTGCTGATGCTCGGCAGCACCGTTTTTTTCGCATTGATGGCGGTGCTCATCCGTCTGGCGTCGAAAACGTTGCCGACCTACGAAATCGCCTTCTTCCGCAACCTGTTCGGCCTGCTCGCCCTGCTGCCGCTGTTGCGCCGCAGCTGGCCCGGCGTGCTCAAGACGCAGCAGTTGCCGCGCTATCTGTTGCGCAGCGCGATCGGCGTGGTGTCGATGCTGTGCGGCTTTTGGGCGATCGGCCACCTGCCGCTGGCGCAGGCGATATCGCTGTCCTATTCCACGCCGCTGTTCGTCACCATCGCAGCGGCCATCTTCCTGCACGAGCAGGTGCGGCTGCGGCGCTGGAGCGCGGTCATCGTCGGCTTCGTCGGCGTGCTGATCATCGTCCAGCCGGGCAGCGCCAGCTTCACCCTCGGCACGCTGGTGGCGCTGTCGGCGGCGGTGCTCAGCGGCATCGTCGCGATCCAGATCAAGCAGCTGTCGCGGGTCGACTCGGCCGACACCATCGTGCTGTACACCTACCTGTTCTGGGTGCCGATCTCGCTGGTACCGGCGCTGTACGTCTGGCAATGGCCGCAGGGCATCGCCTGGCTGTGGGCGATCGGCACCGGCGTGCTCGGCACCGGCGGCCAGTTGCTATGGACGCGCGCCTTGAAGCTGGGCGACGTGTCGGCGCTGACGCCGATCAGCTTCATGCAGCTGCCGATCGTCGCTACGGCGGGCTGGCTGCTGTTCGGCGAAGGCATTTCTCGCTGGACGGCCATCGGCGCCGCGGTCATCTTCACCGCCAACGCCTACATCGCGCACCGAGAGGCCCAGCTGGCGCGGCGCGCGGCCACTTCCGCGCCGGTGGAAGCGGCCAAGCCGGGGGAGTAA